Proteins from one Kiritimatiellia bacterium genomic window:
- the rsxC gene encoding electron transport complex subunit RsxC — MIAPLPEAPAIRPFAGGVHPPENKHLAADHPIEVLPTPAVVHLPLHQHAGAPCVSKVRFRQEVKWGDVIADAEAFVSAPIHSPVNGVAQLGGVTTLPNGRHVKTQPIKAGPDQTDAAQLKAILLSGPWPFERIGQLDPAEITRKCRASGLVGEGGAAFPTHVKLTRNEKRPVDTLLVNGCECEPYLTSDYRLMVEAPDAIVAGALLAARAAGAARIVIAVEDNKPRAIETLNRVAAEHGIRVVAVPTKYPMGGEKQLIPTVLGRAVPNGGLPLDVGVVVINVGTATALAAAVLRDRPLTHRVVSVTGAGIASPKNILAPIGTPISELIAFCGGLKPDAARVLAGGPMMGFALHSLDVPVTKGTSGIVCLTTPEVRRAEETACVRCGRCVDVCPLRLVPTKIALASRHRDWETAKRYHLRVCCECGCCAYVCPAGIPLVQLIRMGKVMAEGV, encoded by the coding sequence ATGATCGCACCGCTTCCAGAGGCGCCCGCGATTCGGCCATTCGCAGGGGGTGTTCATCCGCCGGAAAACAAGCATCTGGCAGCGGACCACCCGATTGAGGTGCTGCCGACGCCCGCCGTGGTCCATCTGCCCTTGCATCAGCACGCCGGTGCGCCGTGTGTCAGCAAGGTCCGGTTTCGCCAGGAGGTCAAGTGGGGCGACGTAATCGCGGACGCAGAGGCGTTTGTCTCGGCGCCGATCCATTCTCCGGTCAACGGCGTCGCGCAACTTGGCGGCGTGACCACGCTGCCGAACGGTCGGCATGTCAAGACGCAACCAATCAAGGCCGGCCCCGACCAGACGGATGCCGCGCAACTTAAGGCGATCCTTCTCAGCGGCCCCTGGCCGTTCGAGCGGATCGGGCAGCTCGATCCCGCCGAGATAACGCGCAAGTGCCGCGCGTCCGGACTGGTCGGAGAGGGAGGCGCGGCCTTCCCGACCCATGTGAAGTTGACACGCAACGAAAAGCGGCCGGTTGACACCCTGCTGGTCAACGGGTGCGAGTGCGAGCCGTACCTGACCTCGGATTACCGGCTGATGGTCGAAGCTCCCGACGCAATTGTGGCCGGCGCGCTCCTCGCCGCTCGCGCCGCCGGCGCGGCGCGGATCGTGATCGCCGTCGAGGACAATAAACCTCGCGCGATTGAGACGCTCAATCGCGTTGCCGCCGAACACGGCATCCGCGTTGTGGCGGTACCCACGAAATATCCGATGGGAGGCGAGAAGCAGTTGATCCCGACAGTGCTCGGCCGAGCCGTGCCCAATGGTGGTCTGCCGCTGGACGTGGGCGTCGTCGTCATCAACGTCGGTACTGCCACCGCGCTGGCTGCGGCCGTTCTGCGCGACCGGCCGCTCACGCACAGAGTGGTCTCGGTGACGGGCGCGGGCATTGCGTCGCCGAAGAACATTCTCGCCCCGATCGGCACGCCGATTTCAGAGTTGATCGCCTTTTGCGGCGGATTGAAGCCCGATGCGGCGCGGGTTCTGGCCGGCGGGCCCATGATGGGCTTCGCGCTCCATTCGCTGGATGTGCCCGTTACCAAGGGGACGAGCGGGATCGTCTGCCTGACCACCCCGGAGGTGCGGCGCGCCGAGGAAACCGCCTGCGTGCGCTGCGGTCGATGTGTGGACGTCTGCCCGCTCCGCCTGGTACCGACCAAGATCGCGCTCGCCTCGCGCCACAGGGATTGGGAGACAGCGAAACGCTACCATCTGCGCGTGTGCTGCGAATGCGGCTGCTGCGCCTACGTGTGCCCGGCGGGAATCCCGCTGGTGCAGCTCATCCGCATGGGCAAGGTGATGGCGGAAGGCGTGTGA
- a CDS encoding RnfABCDGE type electron transport complex subunit D has translation MSELGTNVPVGTAPPNLVVAPGPHLHSGSLTTQRMMFDVIGAILPVAVVEIAMSGHASFYKLLFAAACCMGAEWLFQRMRGRRATLRDGSALLTGLILGLSFPPNTPWHIVFSASLVAIGLGKMAYGGLGQNIFNPAMVGRAFAIVAFPSALGASAYVPSVDGVSLATPLSAFKAEGFIAPLVSLFAGVGENAYGTSSALASLVGGVYLCLRRSASWEIPAAMLGAAALGAGVIQALGVSGGWTVLHELSGGALVFGAFFIATDPVTSPLTPLGKAIFGAGIGLLVIVIRKLTGYPEGVMFAVLVMNAFTPLINRWTVPTPLGGPMPERKSS, from the coding sequence ATGAGCGAGCTGGGAACAAACGTGCCCGTTGGAACGGCGCCGCCGAACCTGGTGGTGGCGCCCGGGCCACATCTACACAGTGGATCGCTGACGACGCAGAGGATGATGTTCGATGTGATCGGCGCGATCCTGCCGGTGGCCGTGGTGGAAATCGCGATGAGCGGACACGCCTCGTTTTACAAGCTGCTGTTTGCGGCGGCCTGCTGCATGGGCGCGGAGTGGTTGTTCCAACGGATGCGGGGGCGGCGCGCGACCCTGCGCGACGGCTCGGCGCTGCTGACGGGATTGATCCTCGGCCTGTCCTTCCCGCCCAATACGCCGTGGCACATCGTGTTCAGCGCGTCGCTCGTCGCTATCGGTCTTGGGAAAATGGCCTACGGCGGGCTGGGCCAGAACATTTTCAATCCGGCGATGGTGGGACGCGCCTTTGCCATCGTCGCGTTCCCGTCGGCGTTGGGCGCATCGGCCTACGTGCCGTCCGTCGATGGCGTGAGCCTGGCGACCCCGCTGTCGGCGTTCAAGGCGGAGGGGTTCATCGCGCCACTTGTCTCATTGTTCGCCGGGGTGGGGGAGAACGCGTATGGAACCTCGAGCGCCTTGGCGAGCCTCGTAGGCGGTGTGTACCTATGCCTTCGCCGATCGGCGTCGTGGGAGATCCCCGCCGCCATGCTCGGCGCGGCGGCGCTAGGCGCGGGCGTTATCCAGGCGCTCGGAGTCAGCGGCGGCTGGACAGTCCTGCATGAACTCAGTGGGGGCGCCCTCGTGTTTGGCGCGTTCTTTATCGCGACGGACCCGGTGACCAGCCCCCTCACCCCCTTGGGAAAGGCCATTTTTGGCGCGGGCATTGGGCTGCTGGTGATCGTCATCCGCAAGCTGACGGGCTATCCCGAAGGCGTGATGTTTGCGGTGCTGGTCATGAATGCCTTCACGCCGCTGATCAACCGCTGGACCGTGCCCACCCCGCTTGGCGGACCCATGCCCGAAAGGAAGTCGTCATGA
- a CDS encoding FMN-binding protein, translating into MMRYVREAWLVIALCLLFGAALAGVQAALQPKVEANKLADTLGQIPALVPGAVSGVAETIGGLRTFRALDAERREVGRVLVASGQGFADRIELLVGVDAAGERITGLYIVDQKETPGLGDFITKEKWRAQFAGKPARVPLRVTKSGATRPEQVDGVTGATISSEAVVSIVNTALAQWRKEAPGL; encoded by the coding sequence ATGATGCGATATGTCCGCGAGGCCTGGCTGGTGATCGCGCTGTGCCTGCTGTTCGGAGCGGCGCTGGCCGGTGTCCAGGCGGCCCTCCAGCCGAAGGTGGAGGCAAACAAACTGGCGGACACCCTTGGGCAAATCCCCGCGCTCGTTCCGGGCGCCGTCTCCGGCGTGGCGGAAACGATCGGCGGGCTTCGCACCTTCCGCGCGCTGGACGCAGAGCGCCGAGAAGTGGGCCGCGTCCTCGTCGCCTCAGGCCAGGGTTTCGCCGACCGCATCGAGCTGCTGGTGGGCGTGGACGCCGCGGGCGAGCGGATCACCGGCCTCTACATTGTGGATCAGAAGGAAACCCCCGGGCTCGGCGATTTCATTACGAAAGAGAAATGGCGAGCGCAATTTGCCGGCAAGCCCGCGCGCGTGCCGTTGCGCGTGACCAAGTCCGGCGCGACGCGGCCGGAGCAGGTGGACGGGGTTACCGGCGCGACGATCTCGTCCGAAGCGGTGGTTTCGATCGTCAATACCGCCCTGGCGCAATGGAGAAAGGAGGCGCCGGGACTATGA
- the rsxE gene encoding electron transport complex subunit RsxE gives MSRSLPDPRERFLNGILPENPVYRQVLGMCPSLAVTNTMEGAITMAGAVLFVLVCSNVLISLIRGLLKPHLRILVFTLTIATFVTIADRLLAAYLYDMSKQLGPYIPLIIVNCVIIARIEVCGSKQGPLAAAADALGQSLGFGLGLAGIATVREILGFGTWFGRWLGWRVIPDTSPALWDEWVVMILPPGAFLTLGVLMGAINWIQAIRRQRARQAT, from the coding sequence ATGAGCCGATCCCTGCCCGATCCTCGCGAACGTTTCCTCAACGGCATTCTGCCGGAAAATCCGGTCTATCGCCAGGTGCTCGGGATGTGTCCGTCCCTCGCGGTGACGAACACCATGGAAGGGGCCATAACCATGGCGGGGGCCGTGCTCTTCGTGCTCGTTTGCTCAAATGTCTTGATCAGCCTGATCCGGGGGCTCCTGAAGCCGCACCTTCGAATCCTGGTCTTCACGCTGACGATCGCGACGTTCGTCACCATCGCGGACCGCCTCTTGGCCGCCTATCTCTACGACATGAGCAAGCAGCTCGGTCCGTACATCCCGTTGATCATCGTCAATTGTGTGATCATCGCGCGGATCGAGGTCTGCGGGTCGAAACAGGGCCCGCTGGCGGCCGCGGCGGACGCCCTCGGGCAGTCGCTCGGTTTCGGGCTGGGGCTCGCGGGCATTGCGACCGTCCGAGAGATTCTTGGATTCGGTACGTGGTTCGGTCGATGGCTCGGCTGGCGGGTCATTCCGGACACCTCGCCAGCCCTCTGGGACGAATGGGTGGTGATGATCCTTCCGCCGGGAGCTTTCCTCACGCTTGGCGTGCTGATGGGAGCGATAAACTGGATCCAGGCGATCCGAAGGCAAAGGGCGCGGCAGGCGACATGA
- a CDS encoding RnfA-Nqr electron transport subunit codes for MSYLQSIFITAVTMVLINNMVLHYFVGICPFIGVSRRVDTAFGMGCAVTFVVSIAAALSWLLTYFVLSPGAPLATWLVKLANPAFAGTVNLSVLSYLVYIFVIAATVQLVEMYVRKFFPGLYRAFGVFLPLITTNCLILFVCLEVMKNLSVDAGAPWGLDRTLIHAISSGLGFMLAIVLMAGIRQELDTCDVPAPLRGPAITLITAGILALAFLGFTGVDRNLIKLGEGGPEAVLPKGRVEASP; via the coding sequence ATGAGTTATCTTCAGTCCATCTTCATAACGGCGGTGACGATGGTGCTCATCAACAATATGGTGTTGCACTACTTCGTCGGAATTTGCCCCTTCATCGGCGTCTCGAGGCGCGTCGACACCGCATTTGGGATGGGATGCGCAGTGACCTTCGTGGTCTCCATTGCGGCGGCCTTAAGCTGGCTGTTGACCTACTTCGTGTTGTCTCCGGGGGCGCCCCTGGCGACGTGGCTTGTGAAGCTCGCTAACCCGGCGTTCGCGGGCACGGTGAACCTCAGCGTGCTGAGCTATCTGGTCTATATCTTCGTGATCGCCGCAACGGTTCAGCTGGTCGAGATGTACGTCCGCAAGTTTTTCCCGGGACTCTACCGGGCCTTTGGGGTCTTCCTGCCACTAATCACGACCAATTGCTTGATCCTGTTTGTATGTCTCGAGGTGATGAAGAATCTGTCAGTGGACGCGGGAGCGCCCTGGGGGCTCGACCGCACACTGATCCATGCGATTTCGTCCGGCCTGGGCTTCATGCTGGCCATTGTGCTCATGGCGGGGATCCGGCAAGAACTGGACACGTGCGACGTGCCGGCTCCGTTGCGGGGCCCGGCCATTACGCTCATTACAGCGGGAATCCTGGCGCTCGCCTTTCTGGGATTCACAGGCGTCGACCGGAATCTGATCAAGCTGGGCGAGGGCGGGCCTGAGGCGGTGCTGCCGAAGGGCCGCGTGGAGGCTTCGCCATGA
- a CDS encoding RnfABCDGE type electron transport complex subunit B — translation MMDLATMALAGGTMMGLGVAAGWVLGWASRIFHVEVDPRIERVNAVLPGANCGGCGCTGCQLYAEAVVAGRIGPDKCTVGGPSVAQAIAEILGVELGETWPFRPIVHCRAHTGDKLQMGNYSGESTCAAANLVNGVQGCTYGCLGFGDCERACEYDAIHVVDGLATVDYEKCTGCGACARVCPRNIITMVPFKRERMLAVACSNKDFGKDVRAVCKVGCLGCKACSKASGLFIVTDNLARVDYDHYDPEHFVGVDVAIEKCPAQGILYVGKPEKRDLEKLGDIEPPKLVEANFRTTVDRTDWQG, via the coding sequence ATGATGGATCTCGCCACCATGGCCCTTGCGGGAGGGACCATGATGGGCCTCGGCGTCGCGGCAGGCTGGGTCCTCGGTTGGGCGAGCCGTATTTTCCACGTCGAGGTGGACCCGCGGATTGAACGGGTCAACGCCGTGCTGCCGGGCGCCAACTGCGGAGGATGCGGATGCACGGGCTGCCAGTTGTATGCGGAGGCCGTGGTGGCCGGCAGGATCGGGCCGGACAAATGCACAGTAGGGGGTCCCAGCGTGGCCCAGGCGATTGCCGAGATTCTCGGCGTCGAGTTAGGGGAGACCTGGCCTTTCCGACCGATCGTCCACTGCCGCGCGCACACGGGAGACAAACTCCAGATGGGAAACTATAGCGGCGAATCCACCTGCGCAGCGGCCAACCTCGTTAACGGCGTGCAAGGTTGCACCTATGGCTGTCTCGGCTTCGGCGATTGCGAGCGCGCGTGTGAATACGACGCCATTCACGTGGTCGATGGCCTGGCGACGGTCGATTACGAAAAATGCACGGGCTGCGGCGCCTGCGCCCGCGTTTGCCCGCGCAACATTATCACAATGGTTCCGTTCAAGCGCGAACGGATGCTCGCGGTCGCGTGTTCGAACAAGGATTTCGGCAAAGATGTTCGCGCGGTGTGCAAGGTCGGCTGCCTCGGGTGCAAGGCCTGCTCGAAGGCCAGCGGCTTGTTCATCGTGACTGACAACCTCGCGCGGGTCGACTACGATCACTATGACCCGGAGCATTTCGTCGGGGTCGATGTCGCGATCGAGAAGTGTCCGGCCCAGGGCATTCTTTATGTGGGCAAACCGGAAAAAAGGGATTTGGAGAAACTGGGCGATATCGAGCCGCCGAAGTTGGTGGAGGCTAATTTCAGGACCACCGTGGACAGGACGGACTGGCAGGGATGA
- a CDS encoding cyclic nucleotide-binding domain-containing protein has translation MLHIREFVMKQPLFAGLDAETVDWIIGSSSAREYEPGQFLLRAGKPADHLFLIVRGRVAIEVPPQGEKGAIIIQTLADGDTVGWSWMLPPYTWNLDARALEKTVAVAIDAAKLRARIEGDVALAAKMYRRFSEVMLQRIHGMRKQLYETV, from the coding sequence ATGCTGCACATTCGTGAATTCGTGATGAAACAACCGCTCTTCGCGGGGCTGGACGCTGAAACCGTAGACTGGATCATCGGGTCCTCCTCCGCGCGCGAGTATGAGCCGGGCCAGTTCCTGCTCCGTGCAGGCAAACCCGCTGACCACCTGTTTCTGATTGTGCGCGGGCGTGTGGCCATTGAAGTGCCGCCGCAGGGCGAGAAAGGGGCAATCATCATCCAGACCCTGGCGGACGGCGACACGGTGGGATGGTCATGGATGCTTCCGCCCTATACGTGGAACCTCGACGCTCGGGCGCTCGAGAAGACCGTGGCCGTCGCGATTGACGCCGCGAAGCTGCGCGCCCGAATCGAGGGCGACGTCGCCCTTGCGGCGAAAATGTACCGTCGGTTTTCCGAGGTGATGCTGCAGCGCATCCACGGAATGCGCAAGCAACTATATGAAACCGTGTGA
- the hoxE gene encoding bidirectional hydrogenase complex protein HoxE, giving the protein MTMPIAPPKIEPPSADKRWRLVDNTMRKHGYRPDALIEALHTMQECFGYLDEPGLKFVARSLRLPLSKVFGVATFYHFFTLKPKGRHTCVVCMGTACYIKGAQNILDEIEKTYGVKPGETTRDDALSVLTARCIGSCGLAAAVVVDGNILGKVTPAQTLEHLEKVVKT; this is encoded by the coding sequence ATGACGATGCCGATCGCCCCTCCAAAAATCGAACCGCCGAGCGCCGACAAGCGATGGCGCCTGGTCGACAACACGATGCGCAAGCACGGATATCGGCCGGATGCGCTGATCGAAGCGCTGCACACCATGCAGGAGTGTTTTGGCTACCTGGACGAGCCGGGCCTCAAATTCGTGGCGCGTTCGTTGCGGCTGCCTCTCAGCAAAGTCTTCGGCGTCGCCACGTTCTACCATTTCTTTACGCTGAAGCCGAAGGGGCGCCACACCTGCGTCGTCTGCATGGGTACGGCATGCTACATCAAAGGCGCTCAAAACATTTTGGATGAGATTGAGAAAACCTACGGCGTCAAACCCGGGGAGACCACGCGGGACGATGCGCTATCGGTCCTCACGGCCCGCTGCATCGGGTCGTGTGGCCTCGCCGCGGCGGTGGTCGTGGACGGCAATATCCTGGGCAAAGTCACCCCGGCACAAACCCTCGAGCATCTGGAAAAGGTGGTGAAAACATGA
- the nuoF gene encoding NADH-quinone oxidoreductase subunit NuoF: MTPEELRELAEKRRAQLKQPRCRLNVCLAAGCQSCAGDSVFKAIKQQIEARKLDGVQVRGVGCLGLCAEGPLVLVEPSGLLYQRVKPEDAGELLDALEGAPLKRLECPTDVPFFRAQKKIVLENAGVIDPENLEDYLAAKGYEGLIRALTDMTPADVIAEVTTSGLRGRGGGGYPTGLKWSTVAKSKGAKKYVICNGDEGDPGAFMDRAVLESDPHRVIEGMIIAAYAVGAQHGYAYIRAEYPLAVKRMQNAIKQAQKAGLLGDGILGTSFSFNMEVRLGAGAFVCGEETALIASIEGKRGQPRPRPPFPAESGLWGYPTLINNVETFANIPPILRHGGAWYAAIGTEKSKGTKVFALAGRVKNTGLIEVPMGITLREIIFDIGGGIPDGKKFKAVQTGGPSGGCIPEQYLDMPVDYDSLARVGSIMGSGGMIVMDETSCMVDVAKFFMDFCKAESCGKCVPCRAGTDQMHGILTKICNGEATLDDLALLERLCDVVKNTSLCGLGQTAPNPVLSTLKYFRDEYLAHIVDKRCPAGVCKIKAPAEVHA, encoded by the coding sequence ATGACCCCGGAAGAACTTCGCGAGTTGGCGGAAAAGCGCCGCGCGCAGCTCAAGCAACCCCGTTGCCGGTTGAATGTGTGCCTAGCGGCGGGATGCCAGTCCTGTGCCGGCGACAGCGTGTTCAAGGCAATCAAACAACAGATTGAGGCGCGAAAGCTCGACGGCGTGCAGGTGCGCGGCGTCGGCTGTCTAGGGCTCTGCGCCGAGGGCCCGCTCGTCCTCGTCGAACCCTCGGGGCTGTTGTACCAGCGGGTGAAGCCGGAGGACGCGGGCGAGCTGCTGGACGCTTTGGAGGGTGCCCCGCTCAAGCGCCTCGAATGCCCCACCGACGTGCCCTTTTTCAGGGCTCAAAAGAAAATTGTCCTCGAAAACGCGGGCGTCATCGATCCTGAAAACTTGGAAGATTATCTGGCAGCCAAAGGTTACGAGGGTCTGATTCGTGCGCTGACGGACATGACGCCGGCCGATGTGATTGCCGAAGTCACCACGAGCGGTTTGCGCGGCCGCGGGGGCGGCGGGTATCCCACGGGCTTGAAATGGAGCACCGTCGCGAAGTCCAAGGGCGCGAAAAAGTACGTCATTTGCAACGGTGACGAGGGCGACCCGGGTGCGTTTATGGACCGCGCCGTGCTCGAAAGCGATCCGCACCGCGTGATCGAGGGCATGATCATCGCGGCCTACGCGGTCGGCGCGCAGCACGGCTATGCCTACATCCGCGCCGAATATCCCCTCGCGGTCAAGCGGATGCAAAACGCCATCAAACAGGCGCAAAAAGCGGGGCTGCTTGGCGATGGCATCCTCGGCACGAGTTTCTCATTCAACATGGAGGTTCGGTTGGGGGCCGGCGCCTTCGTCTGCGGCGAGGAAACGGCCCTGATCGCATCCATCGAGGGCAAGCGCGGACAGCCGCGCCCGCGCCCGCCGTTCCCCGCGGAATCCGGGCTTTGGGGATATCCCACGCTGATCAATAACGTGGAGACCTTCGCGAACATCCCGCCGATCCTGCGGCATGGCGGCGCTTGGTATGCCGCTATCGGCACCGAGAAAAGCAAGGGCACAAAGGTCTTTGCCCTTGCCGGCCGTGTAAAGAATACGGGCCTCATCGAGGTGCCGATGGGCATCACGTTGCGCGAGATCATCTTCGATATCGGCGGGGGTATCCCGGACGGGAAAAAATTCAAGGCGGTTCAGACCGGCGGACCGTCTGGCGGCTGTATCCCAGAGCAGTATCTAGACATGCCGGTGGATTATGATTCGCTAGCCAGGGTCGGATCCATTATGGGGTCAGGCGGCATGATCGTGATGGACGAAACCTCCTGCATGGTCGATGTCGCCAAATTCTTCATGGATTTCTGCAAGGCGGAATCCTGCGGTAAGTGCGTTCCGTGCCGCGCCGGCACCGACCAGATGCACGGAATCCTGACGAAAATCTGCAACGGAGAGGCGACTCTCGACGACCTGGCGCTGCTCGAGCGGCTGTGCGATGTCGTAAAAAACACTAGCCTTTGTGGGCTCGGCCAGACGGCGCCCAACCCGGTGCTCTCGACGCTGAAATATTTCCGAGACGAGTACCTCGCCCACATTGTCGACAAACGGTGCCCGGCCGGCGTCTGCAAAATCAAAGCCCCTGCGGAGGTTCACGCATGA
- the hoxU gene encoding bidirectional hydrogenase complex protein HoxU translates to MSESILTLSIDGKDVSAVAGQTILEVARENGIAIPTLCYLQGLTPVGACRMCLVEVKGVPKLLPACVTRAAEGMEVTTQTPRLQEYRRTIVELLFAERNHVCAVCVSNNHCELQDLARRVGMNHVRVPYRYPRLGVDATHPRFAVDHNRCVLCGRCVRVCDEIEGAHTWDFMGRGIECRVITDMNQPWGSSETCTSCGKCVHVCPTGTLTEKGRAAAEMKKRLQFLPYLTLMREARP, encoded by the coding sequence ATGAGCGAATCTATTCTCACCCTGTCAATCGATGGTAAGGACGTCAGCGCGGTGGCCGGGCAGACGATTCTCGAAGTCGCGCGGGAAAATGGTATCGCGATCCCCACGCTATGCTACCTGCAGGGACTCACCCCCGTGGGCGCCTGCCGGATGTGCCTAGTGGAGGTTAAGGGCGTGCCCAAACTTCTGCCAGCCTGCGTCACCCGGGCTGCCGAGGGCATGGAGGTGACGACCCAGACGCCCCGCCTGCAGGAGTATCGACGGACGATCGTGGAGCTCCTGTTTGCTGAGCGCAATCATGTCTGCGCCGTTTGCGTGAGCAACAACCATTGCGAACTGCAGGACCTGGCGCGCCGAGTCGGAATGAACCATGTCCGCGTCCCGTATCGATATCCCCGACTGGGCGTGGACGCCACGCACCCGCGGTTCGCTGTCGACCACAACCGATGCGTGCTGTGCGGGCGATGTGTCCGGGTCTGCGATGAGATTGAGGGCGCGCATACGTGGGATTTCATGGGTCGCGGCATTGAATGCCGCGTTATCACCGACATGAACCAGCCGTGGGGAAGCTCCGAAACCTGCACCTCGTGCGGCAAGTGCGTCCACGTCTGCCCGACTGGCACGCTCACCGAAAAGGGCCGCGCGGCCGCCGAGATGAAGAAGCGGCTACAATTTCTGCCGTACCTGACGCTGATGAGGGAGGCCAGACCATGA
- a CDS encoding NADP oxidoreductase, with amino-acid sequence MSNKIRLATVWLDGCSGCHMSFLDMDERLLELADKIELVSSPIMDAKDVPPNIDLTLIEGAVSSEEDLHKALAFRKNSKLVMAFGDCAVTGNVPSMRNMFDVDEVYNRAYVETADTQKQVPRSVVPALLARARPVHEVIHVDVHLPGCPPNADIIFYVLSELIAGRMPDPMKIGKFG; translated from the coding sequence ATGAGCAACAAGATCCGATTGGCTACGGTGTGGCTCGACGGCTGTTCCGGCTGCCATATGTCATTTTTGGATATGGATGAGCGGCTCCTCGAGCTCGCGGACAAGATCGAACTGGTGAGCAGCCCGATCATGGATGCGAAAGACGTGCCGCCAAACATCGACCTGACGCTGATCGAGGGAGCCGTGTCCAGCGAAGAGGATCTCCACAAGGCCCTCGCGTTTCGCAAGAATTCTAAGCTGGTTATGGCCTTCGGCGACTGCGCCGTGACCGGAAATGTCCCATCGATGCGGAATATGTTTGACGTCGACGAAGTGTACAATCGGGCCTACGTGGAGACCGCGGATACCCAGAAGCAGGTGCCAAGGAGCGTGGTTCCGGCCCTTCTCGCGCGGGCCCGGCCGGTGCACGAGGTGATCCATGTAGACGTTCACCTGCCCGGCTGCCCGCCGAACGCGGACATCATCTTCTACGTGCTGTCGGAGTTGATCGCGGGCCGCATGCCCGATCCGATGAAAATAGGGAAGTTTGGATAA
- a CDS encoding Ni/Fe hydrogenase subunit alpha gives MARTIVIDPVTRIEGHSKITVYLDDQNQVADAHFHVTQFRGFEKFTEGRPYTEMPAITARICGICPVSHLLAASKACDDLMAVKIPPTAAKLRRLLNYAQITQSHALSFFHLSSPDFLLGFDSDPAQRHIFGVASRYPEIAKDGIWLRKYGQQIIEWLGGKRIHAAWTVPGGVNAPLKPETRDKILEDLPKGIEIVRRTLDFWKNEQQKFKEEIEHFANFPSLFLGLVTPEGNLEHYDGFLRVVDADRKIIADKLEPTAYHRHIGEASLGDSYLKAPYFKPFGFPGGMYRVGPLARLNICDACGTPLADRELQDFRALRPGGAVLSSFYYHHARLIEILFALERIGELCNSADILNTHVRAVANPNKFEGVGVSEAPRGTLFHHYKINEQGLITWANLIVATGNNNLAMNKGITQAARHFVNGSDVREGALNRIEAVIRCYDPCLSCSTHALGQMPIRLTIVSAKGEILREIARG, from the coding sequence ATGGCAAGGACCATCGTTATCGATCCGGTTACTCGGATCGAAGGCCATTCCAAGATCACGGTGTACCTGGACGACCAGAATCAGGTCGCCGACGCGCATTTCCATGTGACGCAGTTCCGCGGCTTCGAAAAATTCACCGAGGGCCGACCCTACACGGAAATGCCAGCCATCACCGCGCGCATTTGCGGGATCTGCCCTGTCAGCCATCTGCTCGCCGCCTCGAAGGCGTGCGACGACCTGATGGCGGTCAAAATTCCGCCGACCGCCGCCAAGCTGCGCCGTCTGCTCAATTACGCCCAGATTACCCAGTCGCATGCGCTGAGTTTCTTCCACCTCAGTTCGCCCGATTTCCTGCTCGGCTTCGATTCAGACCCGGCTCAGCGGCACATTTTCGGTGTAGCGTCTCGATACCCCGAAATCGCAAAGGACGGGATCTGGCTCCGAAAGTATGGCCAGCAGATCATCGAATGGCTCGGCGGCAAGCGAATTCATGCAGCGTGGACCGTCCCGGGTGGCGTGAACGCCCCGCTCAAGCCCGAGACCCGCGACAAAATCCTCGAAGACTTGCCGAAGGGAATCGAGATCGTGCGCCGCACGCTCGATTTCTGGAAAAATGAGCAGCAAAAGTTCAAAGAAGAGATCGAGCACTTTGCCAATTTCCCGTCGCTTTTCCTTGGTCTCGTCACCCCCGAGGGCAATCTCGAGCACTACGATGGCTTCCTACGCGTGGTCGATGCAGACCGCAAGATCATCGCCGACAAGCTCGAGCCTACCGCCTATCATCGCCACATCGGCGAGGCGAGTCTCGGCGACAGCTATCTAAAGGCTCCCTACTTCAAGCCGTTCGGTTTCCCTGGCGGCATGTACCGCGTGGGGCCGCTCGCGCGTCTGAATATCTGCGATGCGTGCGGGACCCCCCTCGCGGACAGAGAATTACAAGATTTCCGCGCGTTGAGGCCGGGCGGCGCCGTGCTTAGTTCGTTCTACTATCACCACGCGCGCCTGATCGAGATCCTATTTGCGCTGGAGCGGATCGGCGAGTTGTGCAATTCGGCAGACATTCTGAACACCCATGTGCGCGCCGTTGCCAACCCCAACAAATTTGAGGGAGTCGGCGTCTCCGAAGCCCCGCGCGGCACGCTGTTCCATCACTACAAGATCAACGAACAGGGACTGATCACCTGGGCCAACCTCATCGTCGCAACGGGCAACAACAATCTGGCGATGAACAAGGGCATCACGCAGGCGGCACGGCATTTCGTCAACGGTTCGGACGTTCGGGAGGGAGCGCTGAATCGTATCGAGGCGGTGATCCGCTGCTATGACCCATGCCTGAGTTGCTCGACGCATGCGCTCGGCCAAATGCCCATCCGGCTGACGATCGTCAGCGCCAAAGGCGAGATTCTGCGCGAGATCGCGCGCGGATGA